In the genome of Hymenobacter taeanensis, one region contains:
- a CDS encoding phosphatase PAP2 family protein, translating to MIEYLQTLDRELLVAANAHHTRGLDAWMVFFSERFVWFPAYFVLLLVLGYLFRRRAFLLLPLLGLSVALADSVSSRFFKPYFARLRPCHDSRLSAVLNLANGCGGQFGFISSHAANAFALAVFIALVLPRRFRLAKILLFIWAAIVSYSRIYLAAHFPSDVVAGALLGSLLAWGCATLYEKGTARWWPTIAVGTPS from the coding sequence TTGATCGAATACTTACAAACCCTCGACCGTGAGCTGCTGGTAGCGGCTAATGCGCACCATACGCGCGGCCTCGATGCCTGGATGGTATTCTTCTCCGAGCGCTTCGTGTGGTTTCCGGCTTACTTCGTGCTCTTGCTTGTGCTTGGCTACCTCTTCCGGCGCCGGGCCTTTTTGCTGCTGCCGTTGCTGGGCTTAAGCGTAGCACTGGCCGATAGCGTATCGAGCCGCTTCTTCAAACCGTACTTTGCCCGCCTGCGCCCCTGCCACGACTCTCGCCTTTCGGCGGTGTTAAACCTGGCTAATGGGTGCGGTGGGCAGTTTGGGTTTATTTCCTCTCACGCAGCCAATGCCTTTGCCCTGGCCGTATTTATTGCCTTGGTACTACCCCGCCGGTTTCGATTAGCAAAGATTCTGCTGTTCATATGGGCGGCCATTGTTAGCTACAGCCGCATATACCTGGCCGCACACTTTCCCTCTGATGTGGTAGCCGGAGCTTTGCTGGGGAGCCTGCTGGCTTGGGGCTGCGCCACGCTTTATGAAAAGGGCACTGCGCGCTGGTGGCCTACCATAGCGGTGGGTACGCCTAGCTAG
- a CDS encoding riboflavin synthase codes for MFTGIIETLGTIQDVRREGSNIHFTVSSAFAQELKIDQSVAHDGVCLTVVAMDGHANTHVVTAIDETLQKTNLGQWQPGRRVNLERCLAANGRFDGHIVQGHVDLTAVCESVEDQNGSWLYRFRHEPGPGRVTVEKGSICINGTSLTCFNSTDDGFSVAIIPYTYEHTTFQDLRPGDQVNLEFDIVGKYVAKLLGR; via the coding sequence ATGTTCACCGGAATTATAGAAACCCTGGGTACCATCCAGGATGTGCGCCGCGAAGGCTCTAACATTCACTTCACCGTTTCTTCTGCTTTTGCGCAGGAGCTTAAAATAGACCAGAGTGTGGCCCACGACGGCGTATGCCTCACCGTAGTGGCCATGGATGGCCACGCGAATACTCACGTGGTTACGGCCATTGATGAAACGCTGCAAAAAACCAACCTAGGCCAGTGGCAGCCGGGCCGGCGCGTGAATCTTGAGCGGTGCCTAGCGGCCAACGGGCGCTTTGATGGGCACATTGTGCAGGGCCACGTAGATCTTACGGCCGTGTGTGAGTCGGTGGAAGACCAGAACGGCTCCTGGCTATACCGGTTTCGGCATGAGCCTGGGCCCGGCCGCGTAACGGTAGAAAAGGGCTCCATTTGCATCAACGGCACCAGCCTTACCTGCTTCAACAGCACCGATGATGGCTTCTCCGTTGCCATCATTCCGTACACCTACGAGCACACCACTTTCCAAGACCTGCGCCCCGGCGACCAAGTGAATCTGGAATTTGATATTGTGGGCAAGTACGTAGCTAAGCTGCTGGGTCGCTAG
- a CDS encoding sugar transferase produces MKHETTVSSPQNRPSSPGNQSASTLLIRTFQKLKLIAADFLAALLAWVCFFLVRKYLLQEITEGYHFTEGALFFLTGSALMIAAFWTVLYTLFGEYRDIFRKSRLAEIIRLGRVSFLGAVVIFFALLLDDEGVRNYQAYYLTFPAYCIIHFTITAVLRTWAVTSVQRLVRGGVITFNTLLVGSNALARDTYQELRRTGRHLGLKIVGFVPTSETVDPQLAAELPARGTYRRLPALIRAMHIEQVIIAIEPAEHRLTEEILALLEGTPSRVSILPDLYQMLLGSVKVTHVFGTPLIEIKQDLLPVWQQISKRVVDVVASVLFLLLAWPVYLVTAVMVRLSSPGPIFYSQERIGRYGHPFRIYKFRSMYVDAEKQGPALSSDYDPRITPWGRFMRKVRLDELPQFWNVIKGDMSIVGPRPERQFFIDQIMRVAPHYRHLHRVRPGLTSLGQVKYGYAETVSQMVERLKFDILYIENMSLSMDFRVLLYTLKIIIEGRGK; encoded by the coding sequence ATGAAGCACGAAACTACAGTTTCGTCGCCACAAAACCGTCCTTCCTCCCCCGGCAACCAGTCAGCTAGTACCCTCTTGATTCGCACCTTCCAAAAACTGAAGCTGATAGCTGCCGACTTTCTGGCCGCTTTATTGGCGTGGGTTTGTTTTTTCTTAGTGCGCAAATACTTGCTCCAGGAAATTACTGAAGGCTACCACTTCACCGAAGGCGCCCTCTTCTTTTTAACGGGCTCTGCCCTGATGATTGCAGCTTTCTGGACGGTGCTCTACACATTGTTTGGGGAGTATCGGGATATTTTCCGCAAGTCCCGGCTGGCTGAGATTATCCGGCTGGGTCGTGTTTCCTTCTTGGGGGCCGTAGTCATTTTCTTTGCCCTGCTGCTGGATGATGAAGGAGTTCGGAACTACCAGGCCTACTACCTCACGTTCCCGGCATACTGCATTATTCACTTCACCATTACGGCGGTGCTCAGAACCTGGGCCGTAACCAGTGTGCAGCGCCTGGTCCGGGGTGGCGTAATTACCTTTAATACCTTACTGGTAGGCTCTAACGCCCTCGCCCGCGACACGTACCAGGAGCTACGCCGTACGGGCCGCCACCTGGGCCTCAAGATTGTGGGGTTTGTGCCCACCAGCGAAACGGTAGACCCGCAATTAGCCGCCGAACTACCCGCCCGCGGCACGTACCGCCGTTTGCCAGCCCTGATTCGGGCCATGCACATAGAGCAGGTAATCATTGCTATTGAGCCCGCTGAGCACCGCCTGACGGAGGAAATTCTGGCGCTTCTGGAGGGTACGCCCTCTAGGGTCAGCATCCTACCCGACCTATATCAGATGCTGCTGGGCTCCGTGAAAGTCACCCACGTATTCGGAACTCCGTTAATTGAAATCAAGCAGGATTTGCTGCCCGTGTGGCAGCAGATATCGAAGCGGGTGGTAGATGTGGTGGCCTCCGTGTTGTTTTTGCTACTGGCCTGGCCCGTATATCTGGTTACGGCCGTAATGGTCAGGCTCTCTTCACCGGGACCCATTTTTTACTCTCAGGAGCGCATTGGGCGTTATGGGCACCCGTTCCGGATTTATAAATTTCGCTCTATGTATGTAGATGCGGAAAAGCAGGGCCCAGCCCTCAGCTCCGACTATGACCCCCGCATTACGCCCTGGGGCCGCTTTATGCGCAAAGTGCGCCTTGATGAGCTACCTCAGTTCTGGAACGTCATCAAGGGCGATATGAGCATTGTGGGCCCGCGCCCGGAGCGGCAATTTTTCATTGACCAGATTATGCGGGTAGCGCCCCACTACCGGCATTTGCACCGCGTGCGCCCCGGCCTCACCAGCCTGGGCCAGGTGAAATATGGCTACGCCGAAACGGTATCCCAAATGGTAGAACGACTCAAGTTTGATATCCTCTATATTGAAAACATGAGCCTTTCCATGGACTTCCGGGTGCTGCTGTACACCCTCAAAATCATTATTGAAGGCCGGGGGAAGTAA
- a CDS encoding protein-L-isoaspartate(D-aspartate) O-methyltransferase, with protein MHTDSYRHRGLRRTLVEELRRKGIRDERVLAAIGTVPRHLFFDPAFQAHAYQDKAFPIGEGQTISQPYTVAYQTELLQLRPHDQVLEIGTGSGYQCCVLLELTSHVFSIEYQPVLFERTRKRMAALHRAAHLFCGDGSLGLPQHAPFDKILVTAGSPTIPRPLLRQLRVGGSLVIPVGDAHTQRMMRVVRESEEEFSRQVFEEFRFVPLLGQAGWNE; from the coding sequence ATGCACACTGATAGCTATCGGCACCGTGGCTTGCGCCGCACCCTTGTGGAGGAGCTCCGCCGCAAAGGCATCCGCGATGAGCGGGTGCTAGCGGCCATAGGCACTGTGCCGCGCCACCTGTTTTTCGACCCGGCCTTTCAAGCCCACGCCTACCAAGATAAAGCCTTCCCCATTGGAGAAGGCCAAACTATATCGCAGCCGTACACCGTAGCCTATCAAACGGAGCTGCTGCAACTGCGCCCACATGATCAGGTACTGGAAATTGGTACCGGCTCAGGTTACCAGTGCTGCGTGTTATTGGAGCTTACCTCACATGTGTTTAGCATAGAGTACCAACCGGTGCTGTTTGAGCGCACCCGCAAACGTATGGCGGCGCTGCATCGGGCGGCGCACCTGTTCTGCGGCGACGGTTCCCTGGGCCTCCCCCAACATGCTCCCTTTGATAAGATTCTGGTTACGGCGGGCTCTCCTACCATTCCTCGGCCCCTACTGCGGCAACTGCGCGTGGGCGGGTCACTGGTCATACCCGTGGGCGATGCTCATACACAACGCATGATGCGAGTAGTGCGTGAAAGTGAGGAGGAGTTTTCCCGGCAAGTGTTTGAGGAGTTTCGCTTTGTGCCGTTGCTAGGCCAGGCCGGCTGGAATGAATAG